The genomic region GTAACATACGAAGAGCAAACCTGGCTGAAGATATCGAGGATTTTCTGACTGACTTGATCCGCCCACAGGTAACAGATGATACTTTGTTTATTGTGGATGATAGTGATATTGCCAAACCATATGCGAAGAGCATGGAAGGGTGTGGAAAGGTTCATAATGGCAGTGAGTCCAAGTCGACAAATGGTTATTTGCTGATGAATATATTCGCCTTGCTTACCAAACAAGATGGCTATAGCTTATTGCCTGCCAGTAGTATACTTTTTGCGCCAAGTATTGAGCCGGATTCGGCCAAGCAAGTCCTGCAAGACAAGATTGTGAATCAGCAAATAGCCTTTCGTAACAATGGCACATATGTTTTTGATCGTGGCTATGACGACCGCAAATTGATCGGTTTCATGGTTGATAATGGAGTTTCTTTCGTC from Candidatus Cloacimonadota bacterium harbors:
- a CDS encoding transposase gives rise to the protein NIRRANLAEDIEDFLTDLIRPQVTDDTLFIVDDSDIAKPYAKSMEGCGKVHNGSESKSTNGYLLMNIFALLTKQDGYSLLPASSILFAPSIEPDSAKQVLQDKIVNQQIAFRNNGTYVFDRGYDDRKLIGFMVDNGVSFVIRGMGLRAIKEGIVEKNFKEEVDKMKFKYKLPGLRKNEEFHCATRRIGVRTDDHPSKKASSVEISLVVVRKYRDGSRKGKDFYLLCDFDDPHMPEKEVIARAIDTYRRRWAVEEVHR